The Sorangiineae bacterium MSr11954 DNA segment CCCTTCTCCTTGCTGGAGACCACGGCGATCGCGTTGGCGCCGAGCAGCTTGGTGATTTGCACGGCGAAGCAGCCAAGGCCGCCCGAAGCTCCCCAGATGAGCACATCCTCGCCGGGGCGCACGTTGGCGCGATGCACGAGCATGCGGTAGGCCGTGAAGCACACGAGCCCGTAGCTCGCGGCCACCTCCCACGTGAGAGCCTCGGGCTTGGGCAGCACCTGCTGGCTCTGCACGAGCGCGAACTGCGCGAAGCTCCCGTAGGGCGTTTCGTAGCCCCAGATCCGCTGCTCGTCGCAGGCCATGGGGTCCGCGCCGTTGCAGGCCGCGCACTCGCCGCAGGTGACGTTGCAGTGAAGGACGACCTCGTCGCCGACCTTCCATCGCGTGACCCCCGGCCCGGTCTTCCAGACGATGCCCGAAGCATCGCTGCCGGCGATGTGAAAGTCGTTTCGGTGGATATCGAGGACGCTGACCGGCGTCCCGGAGGCCGCCCAAATCCCGTTGTAGTTCACCCCCGCCGCCATGACGTGAACGAGCACCTCGCCGGGGCCGGGCTCGGGGACATCGACGAGCTCCTTCTCGAAGGCCTTCGCCGGGACCCCATGGCGATCGCGCCGGATGGTCCACGCGTGCATGCGCCTCGGCACCACGCCGAGCTCGGGCAGTTTACCAATGGGAACATGATCGATCGGGTGGTGGCTCATTTGGATGATTTACGAGCATCCGCCGTGCCACCAAAGAATGAATTGCTCCGAAGTTCGGTATCGAGGCCATGGTCGCTCCTGACCCAAGTTGTGCGAGCAAACTGTGCGGACAGAATGGGGATGAAGCGCGATTTTTAGGCTTGCGAAGAGAGATGACCCGTCGCGCCAAGGGTGGGCCGCAGCCGTTTGGCTGGCATACCCGGTGCTTTGGAAAGTGCCTTAATCGTATGAGGTCGAACGGCGTGATGGTGAATGGGGTCTCGCGCGAAGAGGGGTATCGTCTGCCGGTGGCCGTGGTGGGCATCGGGTTGCGCGTCGCGGGGGCGAGCTCGCCCGGGGCGCTCTGGGAGCTGCTCTGCGACGGGGTCGATGCCACGGGCGATATTCCGAGCACGCGTTGGGACATGGGCGCGCTCCACGATCCGTCCGCGGCCCGCCCTGGAACGATGCGCAGCCGTCGCGCCGCGCTCCTGGACGACGTGCACATGGTCGATCCGGCGGCGTTTCGTCTGACGAAGCGCGAGCTGCGCCAGATGGACCCTCAGCACCGCGTGCTCCTCGAGGCGGCGTGGTTTGCGTTCGAGGACGCCGGGATCCCCCTCGACGAGCTGCGCGGGAGCCGGACCGGGGTCTTCGCGGGGATCAACTTCTCCGACTTTCAGAGGTTGCTCACCCGGGATTGGTCGGCCATCGATGGATATGCGGTGCTCGGCACGACCCCGTCGTTCGCCGCCAATCGCATTTCGTATGCCTTCGATCTTCGCGGGCCGAGCACGTGCGTGAGCGTGGGGTGCGCGTCCTCCACGACGGCGCTGCACGAGGCGTGTCGGAGCTTGGCGCTGGGCGAGGTGGACTTGGCGATCGCGGGCGGGGTGGAGCTGATGCTCTCGCCGGACGGCAGCATCTTGCTCTCGCAAGCCGGCGTGCTCTCGGCGAACGGGCAGTGCCGGACCTTGGATGCGGCGGCGGACGGGTACGTGCGCGGGGAGGGGGCCTGCATGGTGGTCCTCAAGCCGCTCGCCAAGGTCGACGCGAGCGATCGCGTTTATGCCGTGATCCGCGGGAGCGCGGTCAACCACAACGGCCGCAACGATTGGATCATGGCGCCGAGCGAGCGCGCCCAGGCCGACGTCATCTCCGAGGCGAGCGCGCGCGGCGGCGTCTCGGCGTCCAGCATCGACTATGTCGATTTGCATGGCTCGGCGTTCCTCAAAGGCGACGCGCTGGAGGCGGCGGCCATCGCGCGGGCGCTCGGCGATCCGGCCGCGCGGCCGCCGTGCCGGCTGGGCGCCATCAGCAACAATCTTGGTTACCTCGGGGCGGCCGGTGGTGCGGCGCAGCTCATCAAAGTATGTTTGTCGCTTCATCATCGGGTTTTGCCGCCCACGATTCATGTCGATGTGCCCAATCCGCAAATTGCGTTCGAGGAGCTCGGGCTCCAGGTTCAAACGCGGCTGGCGCCGTGGCCGGAGCGCGAATCGGGCGAGCCGCGGCGCGCGGGGGTGATCTCCACCTCGCTCGGGGGCTCGAATGCGTTCATCGTGTTGGAGGCGGCGCCCGACACCGCGGCGGATGATCGCGCGTCGCACGCCGCCGGCGTGGACGGGGAGAGCCGTGGCTTCGTGCTGGTGGTGTCGGCGCACACGGGCGCGGCGCTCGAACGGCGGGTGCTCGCGTTTGGCGATTTTCTTCGGGAGGGGCGCCTCGATGCTGCGCACTCCGGTCATGCGCACTCCGGTCATGCGCACTCCGGTCATGCACACTCCGGCCACGCGCACTCCGACGGGGCGCTCACGGATATTTGCTATACGGCCGCGTTCAAGCGCCAGCACCATGCTCACCGCGCGGCGTTCCTTGCGCGCGATCGGCGGGGTCTGGTGGCGCAGCTCGATCGCTTCGTGCGCGGCTCGGCGCGGGCGTTGTTCGCGGAGGAGGGGACCCCCGAGGAGCTCCTCGACGTGGGCCGGATCTATGTGGCCGAGGGCCGCGTTTTGGCCACGGCGATGCCCTCCGCCGGAGGGCGCTGCGTGAGCCTGCCGGTGTTCCCGTTTCAGCGGCAAACCCTGTGGCCCGAGTGGCTCACGGTCGCCGAGGTGAGCCGGGGGCCGATGGAAGGGCGAGGTCGGGAGCCCGCGCAAAATATGGAGAGAGCTGCGTCCTTCGAGATCCGATCCATTCCCGCGCATCGGCGGGAGGAGCGCCTCGTTCGGTTCCTCCGCGAGCAGGTGGCCGAGGTGCTGGAGCTGGATGTGGAGCGCGTGGACACCCGCGCGAAGACGCTGTTCGAGCTGGGGTTGACCTCGGTCGGTGTGGTCCTGATCGCGCACCGCATCGCGCGCACCCTGGGCGTCGACGTGACGCCCACCACGCTCTTCGAGCTCCCGCGCATCGAGCTCTTGTCGTCCTGGCTCCTCGAGCGGCTCGCGATGGAATCGGAGCCGGCGCGGGACGAGGGCGCGGCCTTCGCGGTGGACGGTGCCCCGGCTCACGGCGGGGACGATGACGATTTCGTTCGGGCCATTGCCCAGCTCTCGGATCAAGAAGCGCGCGATTTGATCGCGCAAAAGCTGCAGGAAATCAGCCTCGAGGTGGAGTCATGAGTCAAAACGGCACTTCAGCGGCGGATCTTACGGCACTTCAGCAGGCCCTCCTCACGATTGCCAAGTTGCAAAACAAACTCGCGGCGCAGTCCCGCGGGGAGGGCGAGGCCATCGCCATCGTCGGAATGGGGTGCCGTCTCGCGGGCGGGGTCGATGGCCCCGAGCGGCTGCGCGAGCTCCTCTGGCAGGGACGCGAGGCGCTGAGCGCGATCCCCGCCGGGCGCGGCGCGCTGCAAGGGCTCTACGATCCGGATCCGGCGAAGCCCGGCAAGGCGTGCATGCGCCGCGCGGGGTTCATCGACGACGTCGACTCGTTCGACGCGGAGTTCTTCCACATCACGCGCCGCGAGGCGGAGGGCATCGATCCGCAGCAGCGTCTCTTTCTGGAGGTGAGCTGGGAGGCGCTGGAGCACGCGGGCATCGCGCCGGATCGTCTCGCGGGTACGCGGACGGGGGTCTTTGCGGGCGTTCACGCCAAGGACTACGCGCACCTCGGCGCGCCGGGGCTGGAGAAGATTGGCGCGCACTACTCCACGGGGGTCGATGCGAGCTATGTCGCGGGGCGCCTCGCGTATTTTCTCGGGCTCGAGGGGCCGGTGATGACCATCGACACCGCGTGCTCCTCGTCGCTGGTGGCCGTGCATCAAGCGTGTCAGAGCCTGCGTACGGGCGAGTCGAAGTTGGCGATTGCCGGCGGGGTGAAGCTCCTTCTATCGCCGCACCTGAGCGTCTTTCTCTCCAAGGCGGGGGCGCTGTCGCCGGCAGGCCATTGCCGCGCGTTCGATCGCGCGGCCGATGGGATGGTGCAGGGCGAGGGCTGCGGGGTGGTCATCCTCAAGCGCCTCAAGGACGCGGAGCGCGAGGGCGATCGCATCCTCGCGGTCATCCGCGGCTCGGCGGTGAACCACAATGGGGCGAGCGGCGGCCTGACGGTGCCGAGCCCGCGGGCGCAGGAGGCGCTTTATCGGCTCGCCATCGAGCAGGCCAGGGTCTCTGCGCGCGACATCGATTACCTGGAGGCGCACGGGACGGGGACGCGGCTGGGCGATCCCATCGAGCTGCAAGGGGTGGC contains these protein-coding regions:
- the ccrA gene encoding crotonyl-CoA carboxylase/reductase — encoded protein: MSHHPIDHVPIGKLPELGVVPRRMHAWTIRRDRHGVPAKAFEKELVDVPEPGPGEVLVHVMAAGVNYNGIWAASGTPVSVLDIHRNDFHIAGSDASGIVWKTGPGVTRWKVGDEVVLHCNVTCGECAACNGADPMACDEQRIWGYETPYGSFAQFALVQSQQVLPKPEALTWEVAASYGLVCFTAYRMLVHRANVRPGEDVLIWGASGGLGCFAVQITKLLGANAIAVVSSKEKGELAMKMGAAGVIDRNDFPGLAYHPTEGREQAKTRLEMTKRFGRAIWDVLGRKKSPDVVFEHVGQETFPASVFLAGRMGRIVICGATTGYQLTFDVRHLWMRQKMIVGSHFAHAGECEQANTLIHRGKLQPVLTELFDYDSIPEAHQTMIDNRHTGTLACLVGAPRAGLRTLEEVRAATSAEPRYAPAPMPTWAAAQTPYR
- a CDS encoding phosphopantetheine-binding protein gives rise to the protein MRSNGVMVNGVSREEGYRLPVAVVGIGLRVAGASSPGALWELLCDGVDATGDIPSTRWDMGALHDPSAARPGTMRSRRAALLDDVHMVDPAAFRLTKRELRQMDPQHRVLLEAAWFAFEDAGIPLDELRGSRTGVFAGINFSDFQRLLTRDWSAIDGYAVLGTTPSFAANRISYAFDLRGPSTCVSVGCASSTTALHEACRSLALGEVDLAIAGGVELMLSPDGSILLSQAGVLSANGQCRTLDAAADGYVRGEGACMVVLKPLAKVDASDRVYAVIRGSAVNHNGRNDWIMAPSERAQADVISEASARGGVSASSIDYVDLHGSAFLKGDALEAAAIARALGDPAARPPCRLGAISNNLGYLGAAGGAAQLIKVCLSLHHRVLPPTIHVDVPNPQIAFEELGLQVQTRLAPWPERESGEPRRAGVISTSLGGSNAFIVLEAAPDTAADDRASHAAGVDGESRGFVLVVSAHTGAALERRVLAFGDFLREGRLDAAHSGHAHSGHAHSGHAHSGHAHSDGALTDICYTAAFKRQHHAHRAAFLARDRRGLVAQLDRFVRGSARALFAEEGTPEELLDVGRIYVAEGRVLATAMPSAGGRCVSLPVFPFQRQTLWPEWLTVAEVSRGPMEGRGREPAQNMERAASFEIRSIPAHRREERLVRFLREQVAEVLELDVERVDTRAKTLFELGLTSVGVVLIAHRIARTLGVDVTPTTLFELPRIELLSSWLLERLAMESEPARDEGAAFAVDGAPAHGGDDDDFVRAIAQLSDQEARDLIAQKLQEISLEVES